A single window of Solenopsis invicta isolate M01_SB chromosome 3, UNIL_Sinv_3.0, whole genome shotgun sequence DNA harbors:
- the LOC120357404 gene encoding uncharacterized protein LOC120357404 gives MSELEKLYYDPAHYAGFSAVENLTRAAKPNFTRNNVARWLESQDAYSLHRPLRRKFPRLHYNVTNIDDVWEGDLIEVRNLKSYNDGYSYILVIIDVLSKFVWVEPLRDKTSVCVTKAFQRVLARSKGRIPIYLQTDKGKEFVGRATQKFLEENNIRFRVTRNPDIKAAVVERFNRKVKGTNVAIFYA, from the coding sequence ATGTcggaacttgaaaaattatactaCGATCCCGCGCATTACGCCGGCTTCTCAGCAGTGGAAAATCTGACACGTGCCGCTAAGCCGAATTTCACACGTAACAATGTCGCTCGCTGGCTGGAATCGCAAGATGCGTACTCGCTGCACCGTCCACTGCGCCGAAAGTTTCCTCGACTGCATTACAACGTAACAAATATCGACGATGTGTGGGAGGGCGATTTAATTGAGGTGCGAAatcttaaaagttataatgacGGATATTCTTATATTCTCGTGATTATCGATGTACTCAGTAAATTCGTTTGGGTGGAACCATTACGTGACAAAACGAGCGTATGCGTGACAAAAGCTTTTCAGCGTGTACTCGCGAGAAGCAAAGGACGAATACCTATATACTTGCAAACTGACAAGGGTAAAGAATTTGTCGGGCGTGCGACGCAAAAGTTTTTGGAAGAAAACAATATTCGTTTTAGAGTAACGCGCAATCCCGACATCAAAGCAGCCGTCGTCGAACGCTTTAACAGAAAAGTTAAAGGAACGAATGTGGCGatattttacgcataa